In Electrophorus electricus isolate fEleEle1 chromosome 14, fEleEle1.pri, whole genome shotgun sequence, a single window of DNA contains:
- the kat7b gene encoding histone acetyltransferase KAT7 isoform X4 — MKQLAERDESPPRTPTGNAPSSESDIDISSPNASHDEGMAKDQKDSGSDPSHRPKRRRFHESYNFNMKCPTPGCNSLGHLTGKHERHFSISGCPLYHNLSADECKVKAIEREKQDDERSQGQSEESRHATRHQAPTARQVKYKEKVQEMRKRRDAGLTKEQKEKYMEHRQAHGMTREPLLENITSEYDLELFRKAQARASEDLEKLRMQGQITEGSNMIKTILFGRYELDTWYHSPYPEEYARLGRLYVCEFCLKYMKSQTILRRHMAKCVWKHPPGDEVYRKGAISVFEVDGKKNKIYCQNLCLLAKLFLDHKTLYYDVEPFLFYVMTEADNTGCHLVGYFSKEKNSFLNYNVSCILTMPQYMRQGYGKMLIDFSYLLSKVEEKVGSPERPLSDLGLISYRSYWKEVLLRYMHNFQGKEISIKEISQETAVNPVDIVSTLQSLQMLKYWKGKHLVLKRQDLIDEWKAKETKRGTNNKTIDPNSLKWTPPKGT; from the exons ATGAAACAACTAGCAGAGAGGGACGAGTCTCCACCCCGGACTCCCACAGGGAATGCCCCATCGTCTGAATCCGACATTGACATCTCCAGTCCCAACGCATCCCACGATGAGGGCATGGCAAAGGACCAGAAGGATTCGGGCAGTGATCCCTCCCACAGGCCAAAGCGCCGGCGCTTTCACGAGAGCTACAACTTTAACATGAAGTGCCCCACGCCTGGCTGCAATTCACTGG gcCATTTAACTGGAAAGCATGAAAGACACTTCTCAATATCTGGTTGTCCCCTCTACCATAACCTATCAGCAGATGAATGCAAA GTAAAAGCCATTGAACGAGAGAAGCAGGACGATGAGCGCAGCCAAGGTCAGAGTGAAGAGAGCAGGCATGCTACACGTCACCAG gcACCTACTGCAAGACAGGTGAAGTATAAGGAGAAAGTCcaggagatgaggaagaggagggatgCTGGACTGACtaaagagcagaaagaaaagTACATG GAGCACAGGCAGGCTCATGGAATGACGAGAGAGCCGCTGTTGGAGAACATCACTAGTGAATATGATCTCGAGCTGTTTAGAAAAGCACAAGCAAGGGCGTCTGAAGACTTG GAGAAGCTACGCATGCAGGGCCAGATCACCGAGGGCAGCAACATGATAAAGACTATTTTATTTGGTCGCTATGAACTGGACACCTGGTACCACTCTCCTTACCCAGAAGAGTATGCCCGCCTCGGCCGTCTGTACGTCTGCGAGTTCTGCCTGAAGTACATGAAGAGCCAGACTATTCTGCGCAGGCACATG GCCAAATGTGTGTGGAAACACCCACCGGGAGACGAGGTGTACAGGAAAGGAGCCATCTCTGTATTTGAAGTGGATGGGAAGAAGAACAAG ATCTACTGCCAGAACCTGTGTTTGCTGGCCAAGCTGTTTCTGGACCATAAGACGCTGTACTATGACGTCGAACCCTTCCTCTTTTACGTAATGACAGAAGCCGACAACACCGGTTGCCATCTGGTGGGGTACTTCTCAAAG GAGAAGAACTCCTTCCTGAACTACAACGTGTCATGCATTCTGACCATGCCACAGTACATGAGGCAGGGCTACGGCAAGATGTTAATTGATTTCA GCTATCTGCTCTCcaaggtggaggagaaggtgggCTCTCCAGAGAGGCCTTTGTCGGACCTGGGCCTCATCAGCTACCGCAGCTACTGGAAGGAGGTGCTCTTGCGCTACATGCACAACTTTCAAGGCAAAGAGATCTCCATTAAAG AAATCAGCCAAGAAACTGCTGTGAACCCTGTGGATATTGTCAGCACCCTGCAGTCACTGCAGATGCTGAAGTACTGGAAGGGGAAACACTTGGTTTTAAAGAGACAG GACCTGATCGATGAGTGGAAAGCCAAAGAAACCAAAAGAGGCACCAACAACAAGACCATAGACCCCAATTCACTGAAATGGACTCCTCCCAAAGGAACCTGA
- the g6pca.2 gene encoding glucose-6-phosphatase, with protein sequence MNTLMDAMHGFGVSTTQYLQTHYSDAQGWFLFISFAADLRNTFFVFFPIWFHLRESVGIKLIWVAVVGDWLNLVFKWILFGERPYWWVHETPYYGNMSVPHIEQFPMTCETGPGSPSGHAMGAAGVYYAMVTSILTIMLSKKKTSSSRALFLRGSLWALFWTVQICVCLSRVFIAAHFPHQVIAGVITGMIVAEIFNRQQWIYHANLQNYFNITLLLLSFAVGFYVLLKAVGVDLLWTLEKAQKWCINPAWVHMDTTPFASLLRNMGTLFGLGLGLHSPLYTENKQSSSTPFRIGSIISSLLLLHLFDSIKPPTHMAALFYLLSFCKSATVPLATVSIIPYCVSGALSLPNKKQL encoded by the exons ATGAATACACTCATGGATGCCATGCATGGCTTTGGGGTGAGCACCACCCAGTATCTGCAGACCCACTATAGCGATGCCCAGGGCTGGTTCCTCTTCATCTCTTTTGCTGCAGACCTGCGCAACACTTTCTTTGTATTCTTCCCCATCTGGTTCCATCTGAGGGAATCTGTAGGCATCAAGCTCATCTGGGTGGCAGTGGTAGGAGACTGGCTCAACTTGGTCTTCAAATG GATCCTGTTTGGAGAGCGTCCATACTGGTGGGTCCACGAGACACCCTACTATGGCAACATGTCTGTGCCACACATTGAGCAGTTTCCCATGACCTGTGAGACGGGGCCAG GTAGCCCATCTGGTCATGCTATGGGTGCTGCTGGCGTCTACTATGCCATGGTCACATCTATCCTCACCATcatgctgagcaaaaagaagaCCTCATCCTCCAGGGCCCT GTTCTTACGAGGTTCCCTCTgggcactcttctggacagtgCAGATCTGCGTGTGTCTCTCAAGGGTCTTCATCGCTGCTCACTTCCCTCATCAAGTCATAGCTGGTGTTATAACAG GAATGATTGTGGCTGAAATCTTCAACAGACAGCAGTGGATCTACCATGCCAATTTACAGAACTACTTCAACATCACTCTGTTGCTCCTGTCCTTCGCTGTGGGCTTCTACGTGCTCCTGAAGGCTGTAGGTGTGGATCTGCTCTGGACCCTTGAGAAAGCCCAGAAATGGTGCATCAACCCAGCTTGGGTTCACATGGACACTACGCCCTTTGCCAGCCTGCTGCGCAACATGGGCACGCTGTTTGGTCTGGGCCTGGGGCTGCACTCCCCTCTCTACACTGAGAAcaagcagagcagcagcaccCCCTTCAGGATTGGCTCCATTATCAGTTCTCTTCTTCTGCTACACCTCTTTGACTCCATCAAGCCGCCAACCCACATGGCTGCGCTCTTCTACCTGCTCTCGTTCTGCAAGAGTGCTACTGTCCCCTTGGCCACTGTCAGCATCATTCCATACTGTGTGTCTGGAGCCCTGAGCTTACCAAACAAGAAACAGCTCTAA
- the kat7b gene encoding histone acetyltransferase KAT7 isoform X2: MPRKKRTAGSSSDGTADSDDSADHEKTDSSRSSTRLTRASLRLSQSSQDAPPDMKQLAERDESPPRTPTGNAPSSESDIDISSPNASHDEGMAKDQKDSGSDPSHRPKRRRFHESYNFNMKCPTPGCNSLGHLTGKHERHFSISGCPLYHNLSADECKVKAIEREKQDDERSQGQSEESRHATRHQAPTARQVKYKEKVQEMRKRRDAGLTKEQKEKYMEHRQAHGMTREPLLENITSEYDLELFRKAQARASEDLEKLRMQGQITEGSNMIKTILFGRYELDTWYHSPYPEEYARLGRLYVCEFCLKYMKSQTILRRHMAKCVWKHPPGDEVYRKGAISVFEVDGKKNKIYCQNLCLLAKLFLDHKTLYYDVEPFLFYVMTEADNTGCHLEKNSFLNYNVSCILTMPQYMRQGYGKMLIDFSYLLSKVEEKVGSPERPLSDLGLISYRSYWKEVLLRYMHNFQGKEISIKEISQETAVNPVDIVSTLQSLQMLKYWKGKHLVLKRQDLIDEWKAKETKRGTNNKTIDPNSLKWTPPKGT; this comes from the exons ATGCCTCGTAAAAAG AGAACCGCTGGGAGTAGTTCAGATGGGACTGCAGATTCAGATGACTCTGCAGACCACGAGAAAACGGACAGCTCCCGCAGCAGCACGCGGCTGACCAGGGCATCCCTCCGCCTCAGTCAGAGCTCTCAGG ATGCTCCACCAGACATGAAACAACTAGCAGAGAGGGACGAGTCTCCACCCCGGACTCCCACAGGGAATGCCCCATCGTCTGAATCCGACATTGACATCTCCAGTCCCAACGCATCCCACGATGAGGGCATGGCAAAGGACCAGAAGGATTCGGGCAGTGATCCCTCCCACAGGCCAAAGCGCCGGCGCTTTCACGAGAGCTACAACTTTAACATGAAGTGCCCCACGCCTGGCTGCAATTCACTGG gcCATTTAACTGGAAAGCATGAAAGACACTTCTCAATATCTGGTTGTCCCCTCTACCATAACCTATCAGCAGATGAATGCAAA GTAAAAGCCATTGAACGAGAGAAGCAGGACGATGAGCGCAGCCAAGGTCAGAGTGAAGAGAGCAGGCATGCTACACGTCACCAG gcACCTACTGCAAGACAGGTGAAGTATAAGGAGAAAGTCcaggagatgaggaagaggagggatgCTGGACTGACtaaagagcagaaagaaaagTACATG GAGCACAGGCAGGCTCATGGAATGACGAGAGAGCCGCTGTTGGAGAACATCACTAGTGAATATGATCTCGAGCTGTTTAGAAAAGCACAAGCAAGGGCGTCTGAAGACTTG GAGAAGCTACGCATGCAGGGCCAGATCACCGAGGGCAGCAACATGATAAAGACTATTTTATTTGGTCGCTATGAACTGGACACCTGGTACCACTCTCCTTACCCAGAAGAGTATGCCCGCCTCGGCCGTCTGTACGTCTGCGAGTTCTGCCTGAAGTACATGAAGAGCCAGACTATTCTGCGCAGGCACATG GCCAAATGTGTGTGGAAACACCCACCGGGAGACGAGGTGTACAGGAAAGGAGCCATCTCTGTATTTGAAGTGGATGGGAAGAAGAACAAG ATCTACTGCCAGAACCTGTGTTTGCTGGCCAAGCTGTTTCTGGACCATAAGACGCTGTACTATGACGTCGAACCCTTCCTCTTTTACGTAATGACAGAAGCCGACAACACCGGTTGCCATCTG GAGAAGAACTCCTTCCTGAACTACAACGTGTCATGCATTCTGACCATGCCACAGTACATGAGGCAGGGCTACGGCAAGATGTTAATTGATTTCA GCTATCTGCTCTCcaaggtggaggagaaggtgggCTCTCCAGAGAGGCCTTTGTCGGACCTGGGCCTCATCAGCTACCGCAGCTACTGGAAGGAGGTGCTCTTGCGCTACATGCACAACTTTCAAGGCAAAGAGATCTCCATTAAAG AAATCAGCCAAGAAACTGCTGTGAACCCTGTGGATATTGTCAGCACCCTGCAGTCACTGCAGATGCTGAAGTACTGGAAGGGGAAACACTTGGTTTTAAAGAGACAG GACCTGATCGATGAGTGGAAAGCCAAAGAAACCAAAAGAGGCACCAACAACAAGACCATAGACCCCAATTCACTGAAATGGACTCCTCCCAAAGGAACCTGA
- the ptges3l gene encoding putative protein PTGES3L has protein sequence MPKIVRPNDCHPAKTLWYDRKKYLTVNFVVQNAKDVQVDIQDTKMILSCKDVDDNNIYNEIEFYDRVHKNDSREKVLDRTINVLIRKWKDNVPWPRLTKDTAKPAWLSVDFDNWRDWEHEEEDGMAEYEQYMDMLSDMKKKGEPPSMDDLDDLSD, from the exons ATGCCAAAGATAGTCAGGCCCAATGACTG TCATCCAGCCAAAACACTATGGTATGACCGCAAAAAGTATCTTACTGTGAACTTCGTGGTTCAGAACGCAAAGGATGTTCAAGTTGACATTCAGGATACTAAAATGATCTTAAG CTGTAAAGATGTTGATGACAACAACATCTATAATGAGATTGAATTTTATGATCGAGTGCATAAAAAC GACTCCAGGGAGAAGGTACTAGATCGTACCATTAATGTTTTGATCCGGAAATGGAAGGACAATGTACCATGGCCTCGTCTCACCAAAGACACAGCTAAG CCAGCCTGGTTATCAGTAGACTTTGATAACTGGAGAGACTGGGAACatgaggaggaagatggcaTGGCTGAGTATGAACAGTATATGGAT ATGCTTTCAGATATGAAAAAGAAAGGCGAGCCTCCCAGCATGGATGACCTTGATGACCTT AGTGActga
- the kat7b gene encoding histone acetyltransferase KAT7 isoform X3 has product MPRKKRTAGSSSDGTADSDDSADHEKTDSSRSSTRLTRASLRLSQSSQDAPPDMKQLAERDESPPRTPTGNAPSSESDIDISSPNASHDEGMAKDQKDSGSDPSHRPKRRRFHESYNFNMKCPTPGCNSLGHLTGKHERHFSISGCPLYHNLSADECKVKAIEREKQDDERSQGQSEESRHATRHQAPTARQVKYKEKVQEMRKRRDAGLTKEQKEKYMEKLRMQGQITEGSNMIKTILFGRYELDTWYHSPYPEEYARLGRLYVCEFCLKYMKSQTILRRHMAKCVWKHPPGDEVYRKGAISVFEVDGKKNKIYCQNLCLLAKLFLDHKTLYYDVEPFLFYVMTEADNTGCHLVGYFSKEKNSFLNYNVSCILTMPQYMRQGYGKMLIDFSYLLSKVEEKVGSPERPLSDLGLISYRSYWKEVLLRYMHNFQGKEISIKEISQETAVNPVDIVSTLQSLQMLKYWKGKHLVLKRQDLIDEWKAKETKRGTNNKTIDPNSLKWTPPKGT; this is encoded by the exons ATGCCTCGTAAAAAG AGAACCGCTGGGAGTAGTTCAGATGGGACTGCAGATTCAGATGACTCTGCAGACCACGAGAAAACGGACAGCTCCCGCAGCAGCACGCGGCTGACCAGGGCATCCCTCCGCCTCAGTCAGAGCTCTCAGG ATGCTCCACCAGACATGAAACAACTAGCAGAGAGGGACGAGTCTCCACCCCGGACTCCCACAGGGAATGCCCCATCGTCTGAATCCGACATTGACATCTCCAGTCCCAACGCATCCCACGATGAGGGCATGGCAAAGGACCAGAAGGATTCGGGCAGTGATCCCTCCCACAGGCCAAAGCGCCGGCGCTTTCACGAGAGCTACAACTTTAACATGAAGTGCCCCACGCCTGGCTGCAATTCACTGG gcCATTTAACTGGAAAGCATGAAAGACACTTCTCAATATCTGGTTGTCCCCTCTACCATAACCTATCAGCAGATGAATGCAAA GTAAAAGCCATTGAACGAGAGAAGCAGGACGATGAGCGCAGCCAAGGTCAGAGTGAAGAGAGCAGGCATGCTACACGTCACCAG gcACCTACTGCAAGACAGGTGAAGTATAAGGAGAAAGTCcaggagatgaggaagaggagggatgCTGGACTGACtaaagagcagaaagaaaagTACATG GAGAAGCTACGCATGCAGGGCCAGATCACCGAGGGCAGCAACATGATAAAGACTATTTTATTTGGTCGCTATGAACTGGACACCTGGTACCACTCTCCTTACCCAGAAGAGTATGCCCGCCTCGGCCGTCTGTACGTCTGCGAGTTCTGCCTGAAGTACATGAAGAGCCAGACTATTCTGCGCAGGCACATG GCCAAATGTGTGTGGAAACACCCACCGGGAGACGAGGTGTACAGGAAAGGAGCCATCTCTGTATTTGAAGTGGATGGGAAGAAGAACAAG ATCTACTGCCAGAACCTGTGTTTGCTGGCCAAGCTGTTTCTGGACCATAAGACGCTGTACTATGACGTCGAACCCTTCCTCTTTTACGTAATGACAGAAGCCGACAACACCGGTTGCCATCTGGTGGGGTACTTCTCAAAG GAGAAGAACTCCTTCCTGAACTACAACGTGTCATGCATTCTGACCATGCCACAGTACATGAGGCAGGGCTACGGCAAGATGTTAATTGATTTCA GCTATCTGCTCTCcaaggtggaggagaaggtgggCTCTCCAGAGAGGCCTTTGTCGGACCTGGGCCTCATCAGCTACCGCAGCTACTGGAAGGAGGTGCTCTTGCGCTACATGCACAACTTTCAAGGCAAAGAGATCTCCATTAAAG AAATCAGCCAAGAAACTGCTGTGAACCCTGTGGATATTGTCAGCACCCTGCAGTCACTGCAGATGCTGAAGTACTGGAAGGGGAAACACTTGGTTTTAAAGAGACAG GACCTGATCGATGAGTGGAAAGCCAAAGAAACCAAAAGAGGCACCAACAACAAGACCATAGACCCCAATTCACTGAAATGGACTCCTCCCAAAGGAACCTGA
- the g6pca.1 gene encoding glucose-6-phosphatase a, catalytic subunit, tandem duplicate 1, which translates to MDLLHSWGVSLAVHLQTEYGVYESWFQLVSSVADLHTTFFIFFPIWFHLKRDVSIKLIWVAVVGDWINLVLKWILSGERPYWWVHETRFYGSERVPALRQVPITCETGPGSPSGHAMGSAGVGYVMVTALISIAAQRKPPTQFFWCLQMVLWMLLGLVELLVCMSRVYVAAHFPHQVVSGVISGIIVAEIFSRQQWIYHASLQRYFNITLFLLIFAVGFYMLLKAVGVDLLWTLEKAQKWCVNPAWVHMDTTPFASLLRNMGTLFGLGLGLHSPRYTKNKQSRSASFRIGCIGLSLFILQLLDSLSFSSNNQVFFYLLSFTKSTVALLVPTTLVPRGMSWFLLGINDKKNT; encoded by the exons ATGGATCTGCTCCACAGCTGGGGAGTGAGCCTGGCTGTCCACTTGCAGACAGAGTATGGTGTCTATGAGAGCTGGTTTCAGCTGGTTTCTTCCGTGGCTGACCTCCATACCACCTTCTTCATCTTTTTCCCCATCTGGTTCCACCTGAAAAGAGATGTTAGCATTAAGCTTATTTGGGTGGCCGTGGTGGGGGACTGGATTAATCTGGTGCTAAAATg GATTTTGTCTGGAGAAAGGCCGTACTGGTGGGTTCACGAGACCAGGTTTTACGGCTCTGAAAGGGTACCTGCACTCAGACAAGTTCCTATCACATGTGAAACTGGACCAG GAAGTCCTTCTGGTCATGCAATGGGATCTGCTGGTGTTGGGTATGTGATGGTCACAGCTCTGATATCCATTGCTGCCCAGAGAAAACCTCCTACTCAGTTCTTTTG GTGTTTACAGATGGTGCTGTGGATGCTGTTGGGTCTAGTGGAGCTACTGGTCTGCATGTCTCGTGTTTATGTTGCTGCCCACTTTCCACACCAGGTTGTAAGTGGAGTCATCTCAG GGATAATTGTAGCTGAGATATTCTCAAGACAGCAGTGGATCTACCATGCCAGTCTTCAGAGGTACTTCAACATCACTCTGTTCCTGCTTATTTTCGCTGTGGGCTTCTACATGCTCCTGAAGGCTGTAGGTGTGGATCTGCTCTGGACTCTTGAGAAAGCCCAGAAATGGTGCGTCAACCCAGCTTGGGTCCACATGGACACCACGCCCTTCGCCAGCCTGCTGCGCAACATGGGCACGCTGTTTGGTCTGGGCCTGGGGCTGCACTCCCCTCGCTACACTAAGAACAAGCAAAGCAGAAGTGCCTCCTTCAGGATTGGCTGCATTGGTCtatcattgtttattttgcagcTCCTGGACTCTTTGAGCTTTTCTTCTAATAACCAGGTATTTTTCTACCTTCTCTCATTCACTAAGAGCACTGTCGCCCTGCTGGTTCCCACTACACTTGTTCCAAGAGGCATGTCCTGGTTTTTACTGGGAATCAATGACAAAAAGAATACATAG
- the kat7b gene encoding histone acetyltransferase KAT7 isoform X1 yields the protein MPRKKRTAGSSSDGTADSDDSADHEKTDSSRSSTRLTRASLRLSQSSQDAPPDMKQLAERDESPPRTPTGNAPSSESDIDISSPNASHDEGMAKDQKDSGSDPSHRPKRRRFHESYNFNMKCPTPGCNSLGHLTGKHERHFSISGCPLYHNLSADECKVKAIEREKQDDERSQGQSEESRHATRHQAPTARQVKYKEKVQEMRKRRDAGLTKEQKEKYMEHRQAHGMTREPLLENITSEYDLELFRKAQARASEDLEKLRMQGQITEGSNMIKTILFGRYELDTWYHSPYPEEYARLGRLYVCEFCLKYMKSQTILRRHMAKCVWKHPPGDEVYRKGAISVFEVDGKKNKIYCQNLCLLAKLFLDHKTLYYDVEPFLFYVMTEADNTGCHLVGYFSKEKNSFLNYNVSCILTMPQYMRQGYGKMLIDFSYLLSKVEEKVGSPERPLSDLGLISYRSYWKEVLLRYMHNFQGKEISIKEISQETAVNPVDIVSTLQSLQMLKYWKGKHLVLKRQDLIDEWKAKETKRGTNNKTIDPNSLKWTPPKGT from the exons ATGCCTCGTAAAAAG AGAACCGCTGGGAGTAGTTCAGATGGGACTGCAGATTCAGATGACTCTGCAGACCACGAGAAAACGGACAGCTCCCGCAGCAGCACGCGGCTGACCAGGGCATCCCTCCGCCTCAGTCAGAGCTCTCAGG ATGCTCCACCAGACATGAAACAACTAGCAGAGAGGGACGAGTCTCCACCCCGGACTCCCACAGGGAATGCCCCATCGTCTGAATCCGACATTGACATCTCCAGTCCCAACGCATCCCACGATGAGGGCATGGCAAAGGACCAGAAGGATTCGGGCAGTGATCCCTCCCACAGGCCAAAGCGCCGGCGCTTTCACGAGAGCTACAACTTTAACATGAAGTGCCCCACGCCTGGCTGCAATTCACTGG gcCATTTAACTGGAAAGCATGAAAGACACTTCTCAATATCTGGTTGTCCCCTCTACCATAACCTATCAGCAGATGAATGCAAA GTAAAAGCCATTGAACGAGAGAAGCAGGACGATGAGCGCAGCCAAGGTCAGAGTGAAGAGAGCAGGCATGCTACACGTCACCAG gcACCTACTGCAAGACAGGTGAAGTATAAGGAGAAAGTCcaggagatgaggaagaggagggatgCTGGACTGACtaaagagcagaaagaaaagTACATG GAGCACAGGCAGGCTCATGGAATGACGAGAGAGCCGCTGTTGGAGAACATCACTAGTGAATATGATCTCGAGCTGTTTAGAAAAGCACAAGCAAGGGCGTCTGAAGACTTG GAGAAGCTACGCATGCAGGGCCAGATCACCGAGGGCAGCAACATGATAAAGACTATTTTATTTGGTCGCTATGAACTGGACACCTGGTACCACTCTCCTTACCCAGAAGAGTATGCCCGCCTCGGCCGTCTGTACGTCTGCGAGTTCTGCCTGAAGTACATGAAGAGCCAGACTATTCTGCGCAGGCACATG GCCAAATGTGTGTGGAAACACCCACCGGGAGACGAGGTGTACAGGAAAGGAGCCATCTCTGTATTTGAAGTGGATGGGAAGAAGAACAAG ATCTACTGCCAGAACCTGTGTTTGCTGGCCAAGCTGTTTCTGGACCATAAGACGCTGTACTATGACGTCGAACCCTTCCTCTTTTACGTAATGACAGAAGCCGACAACACCGGTTGCCATCTGGTGGGGTACTTCTCAAAG GAGAAGAACTCCTTCCTGAACTACAACGTGTCATGCATTCTGACCATGCCACAGTACATGAGGCAGGGCTACGGCAAGATGTTAATTGATTTCA GCTATCTGCTCTCcaaggtggaggagaaggtgggCTCTCCAGAGAGGCCTTTGTCGGACCTGGGCCTCATCAGCTACCGCAGCTACTGGAAGGAGGTGCTCTTGCGCTACATGCACAACTTTCAAGGCAAAGAGATCTCCATTAAAG AAATCAGCCAAGAAACTGCTGTGAACCCTGTGGATATTGTCAGCACCCTGCAGTCACTGCAGATGCTGAAGTACTGGAAGGGGAAACACTTGGTTTTAAAGAGACAG GACCTGATCGATGAGTGGAAAGCCAAAGAAACCAAAAGAGGCACCAACAACAAGACCATAGACCCCAATTCACTGAAATGGACTCCTCCCAAAGGAACCTGA
- the LOC113584756 gene encoding protachykinin → MESWKLLAVIISMIALAYSAHGLSFTLDKEHWISKNWEDEPLEEKITSEVDSRVKRSKAHQFYGLMGKRTDIPQPMRVSRRRNKGEMFVGLMGRRSLRGDTFTRIIPAEISTAINTAMESDKEADLQEWDKIQYY, encoded by the exons ATGGAAAGTTGGAAACTACTGGCTGTGATCATCAGCATGATTGCCCTCGCCTACAGTGCTCATGGACTGTCTTTTACTCTTGACAAGGAACACTGGATTTCTAAGAACTGGGAG GATGAACCTCTGGAGGAAAAAATAACCAGTGAAGTGGACAGTCGAGTCAAGAGATCCAAAGCACACCAGTTCTACGGACTCATGGGCAAGCGCACCG ACATCCCTCAACCTATGAGAGTGTCTCGCAGAA GAAATAAAGGGGAAATGTTTGTTGGACTGATGGGCCGGAGATCGTTAAGAGGAG ATACATTCACAAGAATAATCCCAGCAGAGATCAGTACAGCTATCAACACAGCAATGGAATCGGACAAGGAAGCAG ATTTGCAAGAATGGGACAAAATTCAGTACTACTGA